The Setaria viridis chromosome 6, Setaria_viridis_v4.0, whole genome shotgun sequence genome contains a region encoding:
- the LOC117860201 gene encoding uncharacterized protein isoform X1 — protein sequence MAGVEEEGEMAALREALRQQARAVEELRAELEEERQAAASGADEALAMILRLQAEKAAERMEAEQFRRVAEERIQHDEDTLAFLKAVVFQQEMEISSLNRRLLAVHATGDDPFSPASALDLPWLRKLAKNGVASRRNASLPAAHLEELCSELDVAVGTDDAAADKKSAGDRRPARTVSDIGEVIGREDRARHNQSAPPRLYRSASHRLLRAPSYPAQSGVRSAGRTSPEIIAEEDEKSCKSNAAVEADIEQIKTTVQSLQTELTKLRESTLSVGDAQSRLLTEICSKLDGAMPRQESLQGSHGSSPVLLTPAIREASSSSKEQSYEPQSELLMNHFIEVCGLTFAATIVKPLIKVAASMSLLRCLLILILAVAIRKVLMSS from the coding sequence ATGGCCGGAgtcgaggaagaaggcgagATGGCGGCGCTGCGGGAGGCTCTGCGGCAGCAGGCGCGGGCCGTGGAGGAGCTGCGagcggagctggaggaggagcggcaggcTGCGGCATCGGGCGCCGACGAGGCGCTGGCCATGATCCTGCGCCTGCaggcggagaaggcggcggagCGGATGGAGGCGGAGCAGTTCCGCCGCGTGGCGGAGGAGCGGATCCAGCACGACGAGGACACGCTCGCCTTCCTCAAGGCCGTCGTCTTCCAGCAGGAGATGGAGATCAGCTCCCTCAACCGCCGGCTGCTCGCCGTCCACGCCACCGGCGACGACCCGTtctcgccggcctccgccctcGACCTCCCCTGGCTCAGGAAGCTGGCCAAGAACGGCGTCGCGTCGCGGAGGAACGCGTCCCTCCCGGCGGCGCACCTGGAGGAGCTCTGCTCGGAGCTCGACGTCGCCGTGGGCACCGACGACGCTGCCGCTGACAAGAAGAGTGCCGGCGAcagaaggccggcgaggacggtgTCGGACATCGGCGAGGTGATCGGCAGGGAGGACAGGGCGAGGCACAACCAATCGGCGCCGCCAAGGCTGTACCGGTCCGCCTCCCACCGTCTCCTTCGTGCGCCGAGCTATCCCGCGCAAAGCGGCGTGCGCTCAGCGGGCAGGACCTCGCCGGAGATCATCGCCGAAGAAGACGAGAAATCGTGCAAGAGCAACGCCGCAGTGGAAGCCGACATCGAGCAGATCAAAACCACCGTGCAGTCTCTCCAGACCGAGCTGACGAAACTGAGGGAATCCACCTTGTCCGTCGGCGATGCACAATCCCGGTTACTAACCGAGATCTGCTCAAAGCTCGATGGTGCCATGCCGCGGCAGGAGAGCCTTCAGGGAAGCCATGGATCAAGCCCTGTGCTGCTGACGCCGGCCATCAGGGAAGCTAGCAGTTCTTCCAAGGAGCAAAGCTATGAGCCACAGAGCGAGCTGCTAATGAACCATTTCATTGAGGTATGTGGGCTCACTTTCGCTGCTACAATTGTTAAGCCCCTGATCAAGGTTGCTGCATCCATGTCACTGCTTAGGTGCCTCCTAATTTTGATCTTAGCTGTGGCAATTAGAAAAGTTTTGATGAGCTCTTGA
- the LOC117860201 gene encoding uncharacterized protein isoform X3 — translation MAGVEEEGEMAALREALRQQARAVEELRAELEEERQAAASGADEALAMILRLQAEKAAERMEAEQFRRVAEERIQHDEDTLAFLKAVVFQQEMEISSLNRRLLAVHATGDDPFSPASALDLPWLRKLAKNGVASRRNASLPAAHLEELCSELDVAVGTDDAAADKKSAGDRRPARTVSDIGEVIGREDRARHNQSAPPRLYRSASHRLLRAPSYPAQSGVRSAGRTSPEIIAEEDEKSCKSNAAVEADIEQIKTTVQSLQTELTKLRESTLSVGDAQSRLLTEICSKLDGAMPRQESLQGSHGSSPVLLTPAIREASSSSKEQSYEPQSELLMNHFIEAMYIA, via the exons ATGGCCGGAgtcgaggaagaaggcgagATGGCGGCGCTGCGGGAGGCTCTGCGGCAGCAGGCGCGGGCCGTGGAGGAGCTGCGagcggagctggaggaggagcggcaggcTGCGGCATCGGGCGCCGACGAGGCGCTGGCCATGATCCTGCGCCTGCaggcggagaaggcggcggagCGGATGGAGGCGGAGCAGTTCCGCCGCGTGGCGGAGGAGCGGATCCAGCACGACGAGGACACGCTCGCCTTCCTCAAGGCCGTCGTCTTCCAGCAGGAGATGGAGATCAGCTCCCTCAACCGCCGGCTGCTCGCCGTCCACGCCACCGGCGACGACCCGTtctcgccggcctccgccctcGACCTCCCCTGGCTCAGGAAGCTGGCCAAGAACGGCGTCGCGTCGCGGAGGAACGCGTCCCTCCCGGCGGCGCACCTGGAGGAGCTCTGCTCGGAGCTCGACGTCGCCGTGGGCACCGACGACGCTGCCGCTGACAAGAAGAGTGCCGGCGAcagaaggccggcgaggacggtgTCGGACATCGGCGAGGTGATCGGCAGGGAGGACAGGGCGAGGCACAACCAATCGGCGCCGCCAAGGCTGTACCGGTCCGCCTCCCACCGTCTCCTTCGTGCGCCGAGCTATCCCGCGCAAAGCGGCGTGCGCTCAGCGGGCAGGACCTCGCCGGAGATCATCGCCGAAGAAGACGAGAAATCGTGCAAGAGCAACGCCGCAGTGGAAGCCGACATCGAGCAGATCAAAACCACCGTGCAGTCTCTCCAGACCGAGCTGACGAAACTGAGGGAATCCACCTTGTCCGTCGGCGATGCACAATCCCGGTTACTAACCGAGATCTGCTCAAAGCTCGATGGTGCCATGCCGCGGCAGGAGAGCCTTCAGGGAAGCCATGGATCAAGCCCTGTGCTGCTGACGCCGGCCATCAGGGAAGCTAGCAGTTCTTCCAAGGAGCAAAGCTATGAGCCACAGAGCGAGCTGCTAATGAACCATTTCATTGAG GCGATGTACATAGCATGA
- the LOC117860201 gene encoding uncharacterized protein isoform X2, producing the protein MAGVEEEGEMAALREALRQQARAVEELRAELEEERQAAASGADEALAMILRLQAEKAAERMEAEQFRRVAEERIQHDEDTLAFLKAVVFQQEMEISSLNRRLLAVHATGDDPFSPASALDLPWLRKLAKNGVASRRNASLPAAHLEELCSELDVAVGTDDAAADKKSAGDRRPARTVSDIGEVIGREDRARHNQSAPPRLYRSASHRLLRAPSYPAQSGVRSAGRTSPEIIAEEDEKSCKSNAAVEADIEQIKTTVQSLQTELTKLRESTLSVGDAQSRLLTEICSKLDGAMPRQESLQGSHGSSPVLLTPAIREASSSSKEQSYEPQSELLMNHFIEMDFCCC; encoded by the exons ATGGCCGGAgtcgaggaagaaggcgagATGGCGGCGCTGCGGGAGGCTCTGCGGCAGCAGGCGCGGGCCGTGGAGGAGCTGCGagcggagctggaggaggagcggcaggcTGCGGCATCGGGCGCCGACGAGGCGCTGGCCATGATCCTGCGCCTGCaggcggagaaggcggcggagCGGATGGAGGCGGAGCAGTTCCGCCGCGTGGCGGAGGAGCGGATCCAGCACGACGAGGACACGCTCGCCTTCCTCAAGGCCGTCGTCTTCCAGCAGGAGATGGAGATCAGCTCCCTCAACCGCCGGCTGCTCGCCGTCCACGCCACCGGCGACGACCCGTtctcgccggcctccgccctcGACCTCCCCTGGCTCAGGAAGCTGGCCAAGAACGGCGTCGCGTCGCGGAGGAACGCGTCCCTCCCGGCGGCGCACCTGGAGGAGCTCTGCTCGGAGCTCGACGTCGCCGTGGGCACCGACGACGCTGCCGCTGACAAGAAGAGTGCCGGCGAcagaaggccggcgaggacggtgTCGGACATCGGCGAGGTGATCGGCAGGGAGGACAGGGCGAGGCACAACCAATCGGCGCCGCCAAGGCTGTACCGGTCCGCCTCCCACCGTCTCCTTCGTGCGCCGAGCTATCCCGCGCAAAGCGGCGTGCGCTCAGCGGGCAGGACCTCGCCGGAGATCATCGCCGAAGAAGACGAGAAATCGTGCAAGAGCAACGCCGCAGTGGAAGCCGACATCGAGCAGATCAAAACCACCGTGCAGTCTCTCCAGACCGAGCTGACGAAACTGAGGGAATCCACCTTGTCCGTCGGCGATGCACAATCCCGGTTACTAACCGAGATCTGCTCAAAGCTCGATGGTGCCATGCCGCGGCAGGAGAGCCTTCAGGGAAGCCATGGATCAAGCCCTGTGCTGCTGACGCCGGCCATCAGGGAAGCTAGCAGTTCTTCCAAGGAGCAAAGCTATGAGCCACAGAGCGAGCTGCTAATGAACCATTTCATTGAG ATGGATTTTTGTTGTTGTTAG
- the LOC117860526 gene encoding uncharacterized protein, giving the protein MATGGDKPPSLDADVDMADLASLDAPAASSAAAAGVPSTRFRPKAKGKPKPKPEAPKPVPVAVPKPESEPEPMPEPASAAEPEPEAANAAPPEDDRVDAMEVDGAGDAAGVGERAEAEEEEEDFVVREIDVYYTPKPFDDDTKLYIMQYPLRPCWRPYELNEICEEVRVKPLSSEVEVDLSVDTQSENYDQEAPLRLTKQTLSSSKADDVSDYAIGVLKGNLVHLNHIDAVVQLRPSMSHVFSGRAYTRQALQSREMNGGASGSKASSRKGDEHPEDSKDHAEDSEPWISLTYQPTGSNISTKYHDKMISNEGGPIDFTMRNSDYVMSLCPGASTSSRHINKCQAIREMLLLPLEERLKKWFTEVSEVNQFDALKHLAPTYSEEEILKVLPEYAYLVRGLWVCKSSLLFDDGYASKRDRVLLEFTKMESIPSDTLDAWIRLDDPKRKRILFPLCKRRGILKDYKFISADLSFLKRYPHIVNEQECAWSAREMILHESPKMCSTVPRKGKNSTRPNVASKGPHPNTSKGRDGPAQGSDDLVQSVLGTVFTANKVRSMQAVVRDLRQLAAKYASNRKDVSKFQALSDAAKYCASLPHDKLKSSILLVAVDVHDVFVAKHENKLALRNVLILLFRKKEPNATLTKQEILAAAAKIIKREVTDREYHQVVTEICISTEDGHLVLKNGDEP; this is encoded by the exons atggcgaccgGCGGCGACAAGCCACCGTCCCTCGACGCCGACGTCGACATGGCCGACCTCGCCTCCCTCGACGCCCCGGCGGCCTCATCCGCCGCTGCGGCCGGCGTCCCCTCCACCCGCTTCCGCCCCAAGGCCAAGGGCAAGCCCAAGCCGAAGCCCGAGGCCCCCAAGCCCGTACCTGTGGCCGTGCCCAAACCGGAGTCGGAGCCGGAGCCGATGCcggagccggcgtcggcggcggagccggagcccgagGCCGCcaacgccgcgccgccggaggaTGATCGCGTGGACGCTATGGAGGTGGACGGGGCGGGGGACGCTGCTGGTGTTGGGGAGCGggctgaggcggaggaggaggaggaagacttCGTGGTGCGCGAGATCGATGTGTACTACACCCCCAAGCCCTTCGATGACGACACCAAG CTGTACATTATGCAATATCCCCTGAGGCCATGTTGGCGCCCTTATGAGTTAAATGAGATATGTGAAGAG GTTCGCGTGAAGCCATTGAGTTCAGAAGTTGAAGTTGATTTGAGTGTCGATACACAGAGTGAAAATTATGACCAAGAGGCACCTTTGAGACTGACAAAGCAG ACACTATCATCATCAAAGGCAGATGATGTTTCTGATTATGCGATTGGAGTACTTAAGGGCAACTTG GTTCATTTGAATCATATTGATGCAGTTGTGCAACTGCGACCATCAATGTCACATGTATTTTCTGGTCGAGCATATACTAGGCAGGCTTTACAATCTCGGGAAATGAATGGTGGTGCTAGTGGCTCAAAGGCTTCATCTCGTAAG GGAGACGAGCACCCAGAAGATTCTAAGGACCATGCAGAAGATTCTGAG CCATGGATTTCTCTCACGTACCAACCAACAGGGAGTAATATTTCAACCAAGTACCATGATAAGATGATATCAAATGAGGGTGGACCTATTGATTTCACAATGAGGAA CTCTGATTATGTAATGTCCTTGTGTCCTGGAGCCTCAACTAGCAGCAGGCATATTAACAAATGCCAAGCAATAAG GGAGATGCTTTTGCTACCACTGGAAGAACGCCTGAAAAAATGGTTTACAGAG GTTTCAGAAGTAAATCAGTTTGATGCTCTGAAGCACCTTGCTCCAACCTATTCAGAGGAAGAAATCTTGAAAGTGCTTCCAGAGTATGCATATTTGGTGCGTGGTTTATGGGTCTGCAAAAGTTCTTTGTTGTTTGATGATGGATATGCTTCCAAAAGAGATAGAGTTCTTCTTGAATTTACAAAAATGGAGTCCATCCCTTCAGATACTCTAGATGCATGGATCAGACTGGATGACCCTAAGAGGAAGAGGATACTGTTTCCATTGTGTAAAAGGCGTGGAATTCTGAAGGACTATAAATTTATATCGGCAGATTTGTCCTTTTTAAAACGCTACCCTCATATAGTCAATGAACAAGAGTGTGCTTGGTCTGCTCGTGAGATGATTCTCCATGAGTCTCCAAAGATGTGCAGTACAGTGCCTCGGAAGGGCAAGAATTCAACCAGACCTAATGTTGCTTCTAAAGGGCCTCATCCAAATACGAGCAAGGGCAGGGATGGCCCTGCTCAAGGAAGTGATGACCTTGTGCAGTCTGTTTTGGGTACTGTTTTTACTGCCAATAAAGTTCGCAG CATGCAGGCAGTTGTTAGAGACTTGCGCCAGTTGGCTGCAAAATATGCTTCCAATAGAAAGGATGTATCAAAATTCCAAGCTCTGTCTGATGCTGCAAAATATTGTGCATCACTccctcatgataagctgaaAAGTTCGATACTTTTAGTTGCTGTTGATGTTCATGATGTATTTGTTGCAAAGCATGAGAATAAGCTTGCTCTACG AAACGTACTCATTTTGCTCTTCCGTAAAAAAGAACCCAATGCAACATTGACCAAGCAGGAAattcttgctgctgctgcaaagATTATAAAAAGAGAGGTTACTGATAGGGAGTACCATCAG GTTGTGACTGAGATCTGCATTTCTACTGAAGATGGACACTTGGTATTGAAAAATGGCGACGAGCCCTGA